One genomic window of Panicum hallii strain FIL2 chromosome 6, PHallii_v3.1, whole genome shotgun sequence includes the following:
- the LOC112896953 gene encoding putative receptor-like protein kinase At1g80870 — MPSRLLLQQPLPPPAPPPPPVPAGNHHRLRRALLAGIAASAAVAAALLLLLALVLLHRRRRRRHPTLPFSPPPDPARPLRRYSRRALRRATGGFHPSRLLGRGAASPVYLATFPDASLAAVKTCASPHELHLLASLPDSPRLVSLLGYCPSSGSGSGSGACGGAAAAERPLLLVFEYMPQGSLQGALFGGGGDAAATRDAQFLDWPKRLAVIRDVARALAFLHAECRPPVVHGDLKPSNVLLDADFCAKLADFGLARFKTPDAVAAPGAAGDDFMSQELGEAGDHLSTTSAAGGAKTDTKDESGPASAWGKEWWWKQDGSGELDSRDYVAEWIGSQICPERNPDWADENDANDHKNSPSRTDEHAVSASPEEKKNADCNGNVDGSKKEATKMREWWKEEFFEEMSKKGPSFDKRRGGSKPWLRSISMNTGNGDSNVEPSALDLSFRRSRKRSRRRGRSVGSDIHSGCGGDFLSRELSSTTSMRGTVCYVAPEWGGGPCEHGSELLEKADVYSFGVLVLVILSGRRPLHILSSPMKLEKANLVSWCRQLARAGNVLELMDERLDGRYDRDQATQCVQLALLCLQRQPELRPDSTDIVKILDGEMELPPAPVEFSPSPRVRPFPRSSRRAAQPDAAE, encoded by the coding sequence ATGCCttcccgcctcctcctccagcagccgctcccgccgcccgcgccgccgccgcctcccgtgCCCGCCGGGAaccaccaccgcctccgccgcgccctcctcgccggcatcgccgcctccgcggcggtcgcggcggcgctgctgctcctgctcgccctcgtcctcctccaccggcgccggcgccggcggcatcCCACGCTCCCCTTCTCCCCGCCGCCGGACCCGGCGCGCCCGCTCCGCCGCTACTCCCGCCGCGCGCTCCGCCGCGCCACGGGCGGGTTCCACCCGTCCCGCCTCCTcggccgcggcgccgcctcGCCCGTCTACCTCGCCACCTTCCCGGACGCCTCGCTCGCCGCCGTTAAGACGTGCGCGTCGCCGCACGAGCTCCACCTCCTCGCATCGCTCCCGGACTCCCCGCGCCTCGTCTCGCTACTTGGGTACTGCCCCAGCTCGGGCtcgggctccggctccggcgcctgcggcggcgccgccgcggccgagcGCCCGCTCCTCCTCGTCTTCGAATACATGCCTCAGGGTTCCCTCCAGGGCGCGCTCTTCGGAGGCGGCGGtgacgccgccgccacccgcgaCGCGCAGTTCCTGGACTGGCCCAAGCGGCTCGCCGTCATCCGCGACGtggcgcgcgcgctcgcgtTCCTCCACGCCGAGTGCCGGCCGCCCGTCGTGCACGGCGACCTCAAGCCCAGCAACGTCCTCCTCGACGCCGACTTCTGCGCCAAGCTCGCCGACTTCGGCCTCGCGCGCTTCAAGACCCCCGACGCCGTCGCCGCGCCCGGCGCGGCTGGGGACGACTTCATGAGCCAGGAGCTCGGCGAGGCCGGCGACCACctctccaccacctccgctgccGGCGGCGCCAAGACGGATACCAAGGACGAGTCTGGCCCGGCTAGCGCCTGGGGGAAGGAGTGGTGGTGGAAGCAGGACGGCAGCGGCGAGCTTGACTCGAGGGATTACGTCGCCGAGTGGATTGGCAGCCAAATCTGCCCGGAGCGGAACCCGGATTGGGCCGATGAGAACGACGCCAACGATCACAAGAATTCGCCCTCCAGGACGGACGAACACGCCGTGTCAGCCTCGCCGGAGGAAAAGAAGAACGCCGATTGCAACGGCAATGTCGACGGCTCTAAGAAGGAGGCGACAAAGATGAGGGAGTGGTGGAAAGAGGAGTTCTTTGAGGAGATGAGCAAGAAGGGGCCCAGCTTCGACAAGCGCCGCGGCGGCAGCAAGCCGTGGCTCCGCTCGATCAGCATGAACACCGGCAACGGCGACAGCAATGTCGAGCCGAGCGCTCTGGACCTCAGCTTCCGAAGAAGCCGGAAGCggagccggcggcgcggccggtcAGTGGGCAGCGACATCCACAGCGGGTGCGGCGGGGACTTTCTCAGCCGGGAGCTGAGCAGCACGACGAGCATGCGCGGCACGGTGTGCTACGTCGCGCCGGAGTGGGGCGGCGGGCCGTGCGAGCACGGCAGCGAGTTGCTCGAGAAGGCTGACGTGTACAGCTTCGGCGTGCTCGTGCTGGTGATCCTGTCCGGCAGGCGGCCGCTGCACATCCTGTCGTCGCCGATGAAGCTGGAGAAAGCCAACCTGGTGAGCTGGTGCCGCCAGCTGGCGCGCGCCGGGAACGTGCTCGAGCTCATGGACGAGAGGCTGGACGGCCGCTACGACAGGGACCAGGCCACGCAATGCGTGCAGCTCGCGCTGCTCTGCCTGCAGCGGCAGCCAGAGCTCCGGCCGGACAGCACTGACATTGTCAAGATCCTGGACGGCGAGATGGAGCTGCCGCCCGCGCCGGTGGAGTTCTCGCCGTCGCCCCGCGTGCGGCCGTTCCCGCGGTCGTCGCGCAGGGCAGCACAACCCGATGCTGCCGAGTGA
- the LOC112896952 gene encoding transmembrane 9 superfamily member 9-like isoform X2 produces the protein MAPPAWAVALALAALCLAALAPPAAGFYLPGVAPNDFEKKDPLLVKVNKLTSIKTQLPYSYYSLPFCKPDTIVDSAENLGEVLRGDRIENSPYTFEMREPQMCQIVCKISVGEKEAKLLKEKIEDEYRVNMILDNLPLVVPIQRMDQEDAYFYQLGFHVGAKGKYLGGKDEKYFIHNHLSFIVKYHRDEQRDVSRIVAFEVKPYSVKHEYEGQWNDKKTHLTTCDPHAQRVITSSESPQEVEVGKDIIFTYDVDFKESNIKWASRWDSYLLMTDDQIHWFSIVNSLMIVLFLSGMVAMIMLRTLYRDISKYNQLETQEEAQEETGWKLVHGDVFRPPSNSDLLCVYVGTGVQFFGMLLLTMVFAVLGFLSPSNRGGLMTAMLLLWVFMGLLAGYSSSRLYKLFKGSEWKNIALRTAFTFPGSVFAIFFFLNALIWGQKSSGAVPFTTMFALVLLWFGISVPLVFVGSFLGFKKPTIEDPVKTNKIPRQIPEQACSAVRITCGGGGHT, from the exons ATGGCGCCCCCGGCGTGGGCCGtcgccctcgccctcgccgcACTCTGCCTCGCCGCgctcgcgccgcccgccgcggggTTCTACCTACCCGGCGTCGCGCCCAACGACTTCGAGAAG AAAGATCCTCTCCTCGTGAAAGTCAACAAGCTGACTTCAATCAAGACCCAACTGCCCTACTCCTACTATTCTCTCCCGTTCTGCAAGCCCGATACAATAGTTGACAGTGCTGAAAACCTTGGTGAAGTTCTTcgtggtgaccgcattgagaaCTCTCCATATACG TTTGAAATGAGGGAGCCTCAGATGTGTCAAATCGTTTGCAAGATTTCTGTCGGGGAGAAAGAAGCAAAGCTTCTCAAGGAAAAGATTGAAGATGAGTACCGCGTCAACAT GATTCTTGACAACCTACCTCTAGTTGTTCCTATTCAAAGAATGGATCAAGAAGATGCTTATTTCTATCAACTTGGATTCCATGTTGGAGCTAAAGGAAAATACTTGGGG GGCAAGGATGAAAAGTACTTCATCCACAACCATTTGTCCTTTATAGTGAAATATCACAGGGACGAACAAAGGGATGTTTCCAGGATTGTGGCCTTTGAAGTGAAACCATACAG TGTTAAGCATGAATATGAAGGGCAGTGGAATGATAAGAAGACCCACCTGACAACATGTGATCCTCATGCTCAACGTGTAATTACATCATCCGAATCTCCTCAGGAGGTTGAAGTTGGCAAGGACATCATATTTACTTACGATGTGGATTTCAAG GAGAGCAATATCAAGTGGGCATCTCGGTGGGACAGCTATTTGCTAATGACAGATGATCAGATCCACTGGTTCTCCATTGTGAATTCTCTCATGATCGTTCTCTTCCTTTCTGGAATGGTTGCAATGATCATGCTCCGTACCCTTTACCGGGATATCTCCAAATATAACCAGCTTGAGACTCAGGAAGAGGCCCAAGAAGAGACTGGATGGAAGCTTGTCCATGGTGATGTTTTCAGGCCTCCATCAAACTCTGACTTGCTCTGTGTGTATGTTGGCACCGGTGTCCAGTTCTTTGGCATGCTGCTTCTCACCATGGTATTTGCGGTTCTTGGCTTCCTTTCTCCATCAAATAGGGGTGGACTAATGACAGCTATGCTCCTGCTGTGGGTATTCATGGGGCTGCTTGCTGGCTACTCTTCTTCACGTCTCTACAAGTTGTTCAAGGGCTCAGAATGGAAGAACATTGCCTTGAGGACTGCCTTCACTTTCCCTGGCAGCGTGTTTGCTATTTTCTTCTTCTTGAATGCTCTTATCTGGGGGCAGAAGTCCTCAGGTGCTGTACCATTCACTACCATGTTTGCTCTTGTCCTCCTTTGGTTCGGTATCTCAGTGCCATTGGTTTTTGTTGGAAGCTTCCTTGGCTTCAAGAAACCTACCATTGAAGATCCTGTGAAGACAAACAAGATACCAAGGCAGATCCCTGAGCAGGCCTG CTCTGCAGTGAGGATTACCtgtggtggtggaggtcatACTTGA
- the LOC112896952 gene encoding transmembrane 9 superfamily member 9-like isoform X1 has protein sequence MAPPAWAVALALAALCLAALAPPAAGFYLPGVAPNDFEKKDPLLVKVNKLTSIKTQLPYSYYSLPFCKPDTIVDSAENLGEVLRGDRIENSPYTFEMREPQMCQIVCKISVGEKEAKLLKEKIEDEYRVNMILDNLPLVVPIQRMDQEDAYFYQLGFHVGAKGKYLGGKDEKYFIHNHLSFIVKYHRDEQRDVSRIVAFEVKPYSVKHEYEGQWNDKKTHLTTCDPHAQRVITSSESPQEVEVGKDIIFTYDVDFKESNIKWASRWDSYLLMTDDQIHWFSIVNSLMIVLFLSGMVAMIMLRTLYRDISKYNQLETQEEAQEETGWKLVHGDVFRPPSNSDLLCVYVGTGVQFFGMLLLTMVFAVLGFLSPSNRGGLMTAMLLLWVFMGLLAGYSSSRLYKLFKGSEWKNIALRTAFTFPGSVFAIFFFLNALIWGQKSSGAVPFTTMFALVLLWFGISVPLVFVGSFLGFKKPTIEDPVKTNKIPRQIPEQAWYMNSIFSILIGGILPFGAVFIELFFILTSIWLQQFYYIFGFLFLVFLILIVTCAEISIVLCYFQLCSEDYLWWWRSYLTSGSSALYLFLYATFYFFTKLEITKFVSAVLYFGYMLIASYAFFALTGTIGFYACFLFTRLIYSSVKIE, from the exons ATGGCGCCCCCGGCGTGGGCCGtcgccctcgccctcgccgcACTCTGCCTCGCCGCgctcgcgccgcccgccgcggggTTCTACCTACCCGGCGTCGCGCCCAACGACTTCGAGAAG AAAGATCCTCTCCTCGTGAAAGTCAACAAGCTGACTTCAATCAAGACCCAACTGCCCTACTCCTACTATTCTCTCCCGTTCTGCAAGCCCGATACAATAGTTGACAGTGCTGAAAACCTTGGTGAAGTTCTTcgtggtgaccgcattgagaaCTCTCCATATACG TTTGAAATGAGGGAGCCTCAGATGTGTCAAATCGTTTGCAAGATTTCTGTCGGGGAGAAAGAAGCAAAGCTTCTCAAGGAAAAGATTGAAGATGAGTACCGCGTCAACAT GATTCTTGACAACCTACCTCTAGTTGTTCCTATTCAAAGAATGGATCAAGAAGATGCTTATTTCTATCAACTTGGATTCCATGTTGGAGCTAAAGGAAAATACTTGGGG GGCAAGGATGAAAAGTACTTCATCCACAACCATTTGTCCTTTATAGTGAAATATCACAGGGACGAACAAAGGGATGTTTCCAGGATTGTGGCCTTTGAAGTGAAACCATACAG TGTTAAGCATGAATATGAAGGGCAGTGGAATGATAAGAAGACCCACCTGACAACATGTGATCCTCATGCTCAACGTGTAATTACATCATCCGAATCTCCTCAGGAGGTTGAAGTTGGCAAGGACATCATATTTACTTACGATGTGGATTTCAAG GAGAGCAATATCAAGTGGGCATCTCGGTGGGACAGCTATTTGCTAATGACAGATGATCAGATCCACTGGTTCTCCATTGTGAATTCTCTCATGATCGTTCTCTTCCTTTCTGGAATGGTTGCAATGATCATGCTCCGTACCCTTTACCGGGATATCTCCAAATATAACCAGCTTGAGACTCAGGAAGAGGCCCAAGAAGAGACTGGATGGAAGCTTGTCCATGGTGATGTTTTCAGGCCTCCATCAAACTCTGACTTGCTCTGTGTGTATGTTGGCACCGGTGTCCAGTTCTTTGGCATGCTGCTTCTCACCATGGTATTTGCGGTTCTTGGCTTCCTTTCTCCATCAAATAGGGGTGGACTAATGACAGCTATGCTCCTGCTGTGGGTATTCATGGGGCTGCTTGCTGGCTACTCTTCTTCACGTCTCTACAAGTTGTTCAAGGGCTCAGAATGGAAGAACATTGCCTTGAGGACTGCCTTCACTTTCCCTGGCAGCGTGTTTGCTATTTTCTTCTTCTTGAATGCTCTTATCTGGGGGCAGAAGTCCTCAGGTGCTGTACCATTCACTACCATGTTTGCTCTTGTCCTCCTTTGGTTCGGTATCTCAGTGCCATTGGTTTTTGTTGGAAGCTTCCTTGGCTTCAAGAAACCTACCATTGAAGATCCTGTGAAGACAAACAAGATACCAAGGCAGATCCCTGAGCAGGCCTGGTACATGAACTCAATCTTTTCAATTCTGATCGGAGGGATCCTTCCCTTTGGAGCTGTGTTCATTGAGCTCTTCTTCATCCTTACGTCCATCTGGCTGCAACAGTTCTACTATATCTTTGGGTTCCTCTTCCTTGTCTTCCTGATCCTTATTGTCACATGTGCTGAGATCTCAATTGTGCTCTGCTATTTCCAGCTCTGCAGTGAGGATTACCtgtggtggtggaggtcatACTTGACATCGGGTTCCTCTGCTCTCTACCTGTTCTTGTATGCAACCTTCTATTTCTTCACAAAGCTAGAGATCACCAAGTTTGTCTCTGCCGTTCTGTACTTTGGCTACATGCTCATTGCCTCGTATGCCTTCTTTGCCTTGACTGGCACGATCGGGTTCTATGCTTGCTTCCTGTTCACAAGGCTGATTTACTCTTCCGTCAAGATTGAGTAA
- the LOC112897589 gene encoding DNA replication complex GINS protein PSF3-like, with translation MPGYYDIDDILMEDEPISVVFHVTANGVGLLDPGAESNCVEKGAKVELPFWLAHGLLSLEQAVSINPPPCFTQKTRKEIQADAACVDLRVRCPYFYELGCKIVPLVSDKSIGLFLRYAFTSRYKEVLSKSHSSSMMTVPKFVPRLTKEETRVFESARESMAAFKKWRAGGVRLQKASILGRKRKTKLLDGTSTP, from the exons ATGCCGGGTTACTACGACATCGATGACATCCTCATGGAGgatgag CCTATTTCAGTTGTTTTCCATGTCACTGCAAATGGTGTCGGCCTGCTAGATCCTGGCGCTGAAAGTAACTGT GTAGAGAAGGGTGCCAAGGTAGAGCTCCCATTTTGGCTTGCACATGGGCTGCTGTCTCTGGAACAAGCTGTGTCAATAAATCCGCCTCCATGCTTCACACAGAA AACTCGAAAAGAGATCCAAGCTGATGCGGCCTGTGTGGACTTGAGGGTTCGTTGCCCCTACTTTTATGAGCTAGGATGCAAGATTGTCCCATT GGTGAGTGACAAGAGCATTGGCCTGTTCTTGCGCTATGCATTCACCAGTCGGTACAAAGAGGTTCTAAGCAAATCCCACAGTTCTTCCATGATGACAGTGCCCAAGTTTGTCCCACGCCTTACCAAAGAAGAAACTCGTG TATTTGAATCTGCTAGGGAATCGATGGCTGCTTTCAAGAAATGGCGTGCTGGTGGTGTGAGGTTGCAAAAGGCTTCCATCCTTGGCAGGAAGAGGAAGACAAAGCTGCTTGATGGAACTTCTACTCCTTGA